In Heterodontus francisci isolate sHetFra1 chromosome 48, sHetFra1.hap1, whole genome shotgun sequence, a single window of DNA contains:
- the LOC137357284 gene encoding uncharacterized protein isoform X1, with amino-acid sequence MMERWISGMCKRVFLLLVIFSTEVKPDPPPGAIQRECRDRYFYIWIDRTFLAGRNWSIDASDDSQNKFPLTPRFAAMCGFTITSDKWRNPEIRVSFLSCLVQNDNDDTFTLNIHLNVENQLIHSLFSSYTFSMTCGLGYPWSSREIVCEENYMEVSVKRLFPGIAEEQMEAEDWEAVIPAAQEAITSVWQIVFQVTEGDHTQLKTMTTTKAHALGYGVNTTASRVVFRAPYNSNESSIVMIDDMPVESIKATVFYKQRWLILLVDSSTACPIGPAILKNDKLVWPTPRILEPLVFPANITADMLAMGVDGIFLDDETLEKRDYELYVNISVIAISIPVGAEGGLSKSHAINNTYGIVYSIHLLLEHQWLDHLQELTQHRVFHLASTPFIPKIPTVIDTDTTRPKEHFNITVGPFLPDVELVSITVASRNWTLDDLKTHGYDIYPIVYPNDTIAFIIVVDVGAPFIKQQYLYDDIRRYTTNITLIFNVVPEDEVFTVPVVVTVDVHDVVLPVMTGYCADDALYLLLKHGNLDHYWLPYVADELLSVGLAHMYGYMTMDNGTHFTLAVPLSSPGVVHEEIYLHKLQSRIVFQLKDNQTLKVYSSFTVQCTFSIPKEEVLVCFENGTVAVTVMSTATHPDIDVGKLVLRDPTCGPKEQDRLKALFVFDINSCGTIGRFMKDFIIYENEISYPIEKIPLDHPIITRDPEYRLTILCRYPVNDTLSIRARFGHLPAGFKVPESLSMVRQTLKSKEMPVLNLHARLARDLSYTVFYKDEDYPVPVHLTQPLYFEIELLHNDNPNAELVLENCWATGSVGLSGQPQWDLIVDGCENHMDTYMTTFHPVLSKNVKNPFSLKRFEVKTLDSNNSGLQGLIYFHCNVAVCALNNLSDPCGRRCSPSKMRGHTINHSVQEIHSTVSSGPINILTMEQWPDHKTSDGTHWKLSWVVLLAVGAAVVSSVLLLAVVYAVKSRQY; translated from the exons AGTATTTTTGCTCCTGGTGATATTTTCCACAGAAGTGAAACCAGACCCACCCCCTG GAGCTATTCAAAGAGAATGTCGTGATCGCTACTTTTATATTTGGATTGATCGAACCTTCCTTGCTGGAAGAAACTGGAGCATTGATGCTAGTG ATGATTCTCAAAACAAGTTTCCACTGACTCCTCGGTTTGCAGCCATGTGTGGCTTCACCATCACCTCTGATAAATGGAGGAATCCTGAGATTAGAGTTTCATTCCTTTCTTGTTTAGTTCAGAATGAT AATGATGACACATTTACACTGAACATCCACCTAAATGTTGAGAACCAACTCATTCATAGTCTATTCTCCAGTTATACTTTCTCCATGACTTGTGGACTGGGCTATCCATGGAGTTCCAGAGAAATAGTTTGTGAAGAGAACTACATGGAG GTTTCTGTTAAGAGACTCTTCCCTGGCATTGCTGAAGAACAAATGGAAGCTGAGGATTGGGAAGCAGTTATACCAGCA GCTCAAGAGGCCATCACCTCTGTCTGGCAGATTGTGTTCCAAGTGACTGAAGGAGACCATACACAGCTCAAGACTATGACAACCACTAAAGCGCATGCCCTTGGTTATGGTGTGAACACTACTGCCTCACGGGTTGTTTTCAGAGCCCCTTACAATTCTAATGAATCTAGCATTGTCATG ATTGATGACATGCCAGTTGAAAGCATCAAGGCAACTGTGTTCTACAAGCAAAGATGGCTGATCTTATTGGTTGACAGCTCAACTGCTTGCCCAATTG gtCCTGCTATCCTGAAAAATGACAAGCTGGTTTGGCCCACACCAAGAATTTTGGAACCTTTGGTGTTCCCTGCCAATATAACTGCAGACATGTTGGCCATGGGTGTTGATGGAATCTTTCTGGACGACGAGACCCTAGAAAAGAGGGATTATGAGCTGTATGTCAATATTTCTGTAATAGCCATTTCCATCCCAGTTGGAGCTGAAGGTGGCTTGAGCAAG AGTCATGCAATCAACAACACCTATGGCATTGTTTACAGCATCCACTTGCTTCTGGAACACCAGTGGTTAGACCACCTGCAGGAACTGACTCAGCACCGTGTGTTTCACCTGGCATCTACTCCCTTCATCCCTAAAATTCCAACTGTTATTG ATACTGACACCACTCGTCCTAAAGAACACTTCAACATCACAGTGGGACCATTCCTTCCTGATGTGGAACTGGTGTCTATTACAGTGGCAAGCAGGAATTGGACTCTTGATGATCTGAAGACACATGGCTATGATATTTATCCAATTGTCTATCCTAATGACACCATTGCCTTCATCATAGTGGTTGATGTTGGAGCACCTTTCATAAAACAGCAG TATCTCTATGATGACATCAGAAGATACACCACCAACATCACATTGATCTTCAATGTGGTACCAGAGGATGAGGTCTTCACTGTCCCAGTGGTGGTAACAGTCGATGTGCATGATGTTG TGCTCCCAGTCATGACTGGATACTGTGCAGATGATGCACTCTACCTGCTATTGAAACATGGGAATCTGGATCACTACTGGCTTCCTTATGTTGCCGATGAGCTGCTCAGTGTTGGACTTGCCCACATGTATGGATACATGACCATGGACAATGGCACACACTTTACTTTGGCAGTACCCCTCTCTTCACCTGGAGTTGTTCATGag GAAATTTATCTGCACAAACTGCAATCTAGAATTGTCTTCCAACTGAAGGACAATCAGACACTCAAGGTGTACAGCAGCTTCACTGTACAATGTACCTTCTCCATCCCTAAAGAGGAAGTTTTGG TGTGCTTTGAAAATGGTACTGTGGCTGTCACTGTCATGTCAACAGCCACACATCCAGACATTGACGTTGGTAAGCTGGTGCTGAGAGACCCAACTTGTGGCCCCAAAGAACAAGATAGGCTGAAGGCCCTCTTTGTGTTTGATATCAACTCTTGTGGAACCATTGGAAGG TTCATGAAAGACTTCATCATTTATGAGAATGAGATCTCGTACCCAATAGAGAAAATACCACTTGACCATCCCATAATAACAAGAGATCCTGAGTACAG GCTGACTATCTTGTGCCGTTACCCAGTCAATGACACTCTGAGCATTCGGGCCCGTTTTGGCCACCTCCCAGCAGGATTCAAAGTTCCTGAAAGCTTATCTATGGTTAGACAAACTCTGAAAA GTAAGGAGATGCCAGTTCTGAATCTGCATGCAAGGCTGGCAAGAG ATCTCTCCTACACTGTCTTCTACAAGGATGAAGACTACCCAGTACCTGTTCACTTGACACAGCCACTCTATTTTGAGATTGAGCTTCTCCACAATGACAACCCAAATGCTGAGTTGGTCTTGGAAAACTGCTGGGCAACTGGATCAGTGGGGCTGTCTGGACAGCCACAGTGGGACCTCATTGTAGATGG CTGTGAAAACCACATGGATACCTACATGACTACCTTCCATCCAGTCCTCAGCAAGAATGTGAAGAATCCCTTCTCATTGAAGAGATTTGAAGTCAAGACCCTTGACTCAAACAATTCTGGATTGCAGGGCCTA ATTTATTTCCATTGTAATGTTGCAGTTTGTGCCTTAAACAATCTAAGTGATCCTTGTGGAAGGAGATGCTCTCCTAGCAAGATGAGAG GCCACACAATTAACCACTCTGTCCAGGAGATTCACAGTACTGTATCATCTGGACCTATAAACATTCTGACAATGGAACAGTGGCCAGATCACAAGACTAGTGATG GAACCCATTGGAAGTTGTCCTGGGTAGTGTTGCTAGCTGTTGGTGCTGCTGTGGTGAGCAGTGTTCTACTCCTTGCTGTAGTATATGCTGTTAAATCCAGACAATACTGA
- the LOC137357284 gene encoding uncharacterized protein isoform X5 has protein sequence MMERWISGMCKRVFLLLVIFSTEVKPDPPPGAIQRECRDRYFYIWIDRTFLAGRNWSIDASDDSQNKFPLTPRFAAMCGFTITSDKWRNPEIRVSFLSCLVQNDNDDTFTLNIHLNVENQLIHSLFSSYTFSMTCGLGYPWSSREIVCEENYMEVSVKRLFPGIAEEQMEAEDWEAVIPAAQEAITSVWQIVFQVTEGDHTQLKTMTTTKAHALGYGVNTTASRVVFRAPYNSNESSIVMIDDMPVESIKATVFYKQRWLILLVDSSTACPIGPAILKNDKLVWPTPRILEPLVFPANITADMLAMGVDGIFLDDETLEKRDYELYVNISVIAISIPVGAEGGLSKSHAINNTYGIVYSIHLLLEHQWLDHLQELTQHRVFHLASTPFIPKIPTVIDTDTTRPKEHFNITVGPFLPDVELVSITVASRNWTLDDLKTHGYDIYPIVYPNDTIAFIIVVDVGAPFIKQQYLYDDIRRYTTNITLIFNVVPEDEVFTVPVVVTVDVHDVVLPVMTGYCADDALYLLLKHGNLDHYWLPYVADELLSVGLAHMYGYMTMDNGTHFTLAVPLSSPGVVHEEIYLHKLQSRIVFQLKDNQTLKVYSSFTVQCTFSIPKEEVLVCFENGTVAVTVMSTATHPDIDVGKLVLRDPTCGPKEQDRLKALFVFDINSCGTIGRFMKDFIIYENEISYPIEKIPLDHPIITRDPEYRLTILCRYPVNDTLSIRARFGHLPAGFKVPESLSMVRQTLKNLSYTVFYKDEDYPVPVHLTQPLYFEIELLHNDNPNAELVLENCWATGSVGLSGQPQWDLIVDGCENHMDTYMTTFHPVLSKNVKNPFSLKRFEVKTLDSNNSGLQGLIYFHCNVAVCALNNLSDPCGRRCSPSKMRGHTINHSVQEIHSTVSSGPINILTMEQWPDHKTSDGTHWKLSWVVLLAVGAAVVSSVLLLAVVYAVKSRQY, from the exons AGTATTTTTGCTCCTGGTGATATTTTCCACAGAAGTGAAACCAGACCCACCCCCTG GAGCTATTCAAAGAGAATGTCGTGATCGCTACTTTTATATTTGGATTGATCGAACCTTCCTTGCTGGAAGAAACTGGAGCATTGATGCTAGTG ATGATTCTCAAAACAAGTTTCCACTGACTCCTCGGTTTGCAGCCATGTGTGGCTTCACCATCACCTCTGATAAATGGAGGAATCCTGAGATTAGAGTTTCATTCCTTTCTTGTTTAGTTCAGAATGAT AATGATGACACATTTACACTGAACATCCACCTAAATGTTGAGAACCAACTCATTCATAGTCTATTCTCCAGTTATACTTTCTCCATGACTTGTGGACTGGGCTATCCATGGAGTTCCAGAGAAATAGTTTGTGAAGAGAACTACATGGAG GTTTCTGTTAAGAGACTCTTCCCTGGCATTGCTGAAGAACAAATGGAAGCTGAGGATTGGGAAGCAGTTATACCAGCA GCTCAAGAGGCCATCACCTCTGTCTGGCAGATTGTGTTCCAAGTGACTGAAGGAGACCATACACAGCTCAAGACTATGACAACCACTAAAGCGCATGCCCTTGGTTATGGTGTGAACACTACTGCCTCACGGGTTGTTTTCAGAGCCCCTTACAATTCTAATGAATCTAGCATTGTCATG ATTGATGACATGCCAGTTGAAAGCATCAAGGCAACTGTGTTCTACAAGCAAAGATGGCTGATCTTATTGGTTGACAGCTCAACTGCTTGCCCAATTG gtCCTGCTATCCTGAAAAATGACAAGCTGGTTTGGCCCACACCAAGAATTTTGGAACCTTTGGTGTTCCCTGCCAATATAACTGCAGACATGTTGGCCATGGGTGTTGATGGAATCTTTCTGGACGACGAGACCCTAGAAAAGAGGGATTATGAGCTGTATGTCAATATTTCTGTAATAGCCATTTCCATCCCAGTTGGAGCTGAAGGTGGCTTGAGCAAG AGTCATGCAATCAACAACACCTATGGCATTGTTTACAGCATCCACTTGCTTCTGGAACACCAGTGGTTAGACCACCTGCAGGAACTGACTCAGCACCGTGTGTTTCACCTGGCATCTACTCCCTTCATCCCTAAAATTCCAACTGTTATTG ATACTGACACCACTCGTCCTAAAGAACACTTCAACATCACAGTGGGACCATTCCTTCCTGATGTGGAACTGGTGTCTATTACAGTGGCAAGCAGGAATTGGACTCTTGATGATCTGAAGACACATGGCTATGATATTTATCCAATTGTCTATCCTAATGACACCATTGCCTTCATCATAGTGGTTGATGTTGGAGCACCTTTCATAAAACAGCAG TATCTCTATGATGACATCAGAAGATACACCACCAACATCACATTGATCTTCAATGTGGTACCAGAGGATGAGGTCTTCACTGTCCCAGTGGTGGTAACAGTCGATGTGCATGATGTTG TGCTCCCAGTCATGACTGGATACTGTGCAGATGATGCACTCTACCTGCTATTGAAACATGGGAATCTGGATCACTACTGGCTTCCTTATGTTGCCGATGAGCTGCTCAGTGTTGGACTTGCCCACATGTATGGATACATGACCATGGACAATGGCACACACTTTACTTTGGCAGTACCCCTCTCTTCACCTGGAGTTGTTCATGag GAAATTTATCTGCACAAACTGCAATCTAGAATTGTCTTCCAACTGAAGGACAATCAGACACTCAAGGTGTACAGCAGCTTCACTGTACAATGTACCTTCTCCATCCCTAAAGAGGAAGTTTTGG TGTGCTTTGAAAATGGTACTGTGGCTGTCACTGTCATGTCAACAGCCACACATCCAGACATTGACGTTGGTAAGCTGGTGCTGAGAGACCCAACTTGTGGCCCCAAAGAACAAGATAGGCTGAAGGCCCTCTTTGTGTTTGATATCAACTCTTGTGGAACCATTGGAAGG TTCATGAAAGACTTCATCATTTATGAGAATGAGATCTCGTACCCAATAGAGAAAATACCACTTGACCATCCCATAATAACAAGAGATCCTGAGTACAG GCTGACTATCTTGTGCCGTTACCCAGTCAATGACACTCTGAGCATTCGGGCCCGTTTTGGCCACCTCCCAGCAGGATTCAAAGTTCCTGAAAGCTTATCTATGGTTAGACAAACTCTGAAAA ATCTCTCCTACACTGTCTTCTACAAGGATGAAGACTACCCAGTACCTGTTCACTTGACACAGCCACTCTATTTTGAGATTGAGCTTCTCCACAATGACAACCCAAATGCTGAGTTGGTCTTGGAAAACTGCTGGGCAACTGGATCAGTGGGGCTGTCTGGACAGCCACAGTGGGACCTCATTGTAGATGG CTGTGAAAACCACATGGATACCTACATGACTACCTTCCATCCAGTCCTCAGCAAGAATGTGAAGAATCCCTTCTCATTGAAGAGATTTGAAGTCAAGACCCTTGACTCAAACAATTCTGGATTGCAGGGCCTA ATTTATTTCCATTGTAATGTTGCAGTTTGTGCCTTAAACAATCTAAGTGATCCTTGTGGAAGGAGATGCTCTCCTAGCAAGATGAGAG GCCACACAATTAACCACTCTGTCCAGGAGATTCACAGTACTGTATCATCTGGACCTATAAACATTCTGACAATGGAACAGTGGCCAGATCACAAGACTAGTGATG GAACCCATTGGAAGTTGTCCTGGGTAGTGTTGCTAGCTGTTGGTGCTGCTGTGGTGAGCAGTGTTCTACTCCTTGCTGTAGTATATGCTGTTAAATCCAGACAATACTGA
- the LOC137357284 gene encoding uncharacterized protein isoform X2: MRCPRTWWRVFLLLVIFSTEVKPDPPPGAIQRECRDRYFYIWIDRTFLAGRNWSIDASDDSQNKFPLTPRFAAMCGFTITSDKWRNPEIRVSFLSCLVQNDNDDTFTLNIHLNVENQLIHSLFSSYTFSMTCGLGYPWSSREIVCEENYMEVSVKRLFPGIAEEQMEAEDWEAVIPAAQEAITSVWQIVFQVTEGDHTQLKTMTTTKAHALGYGVNTTASRVVFRAPYNSNESSIVMIDDMPVESIKATVFYKQRWLILLVDSSTACPIGPAILKNDKLVWPTPRILEPLVFPANITADMLAMGVDGIFLDDETLEKRDYELYVNISVIAISIPVGAEGGLSKSHAINNTYGIVYSIHLLLEHQWLDHLQELTQHRVFHLASTPFIPKIPTVIDTDTTRPKEHFNITVGPFLPDVELVSITVASRNWTLDDLKTHGYDIYPIVYPNDTIAFIIVVDVGAPFIKQQYLYDDIRRYTTNITLIFNVVPEDEVFTVPVVVTVDVHDVVLPVMTGYCADDALYLLLKHGNLDHYWLPYVADELLSVGLAHMYGYMTMDNGTHFTLAVPLSSPGVVHEEIYLHKLQSRIVFQLKDNQTLKVYSSFTVQCTFSIPKEEVLVCFENGTVAVTVMSTATHPDIDVGKLVLRDPTCGPKEQDRLKALFVFDINSCGTIGRFMKDFIIYENEISYPIEKIPLDHPIITRDPEYRLTILCRYPVNDTLSIRARFGHLPAGFKVPESLSMVRQTLKSKEMPVLNLHARLARDLSYTVFYKDEDYPVPVHLTQPLYFEIELLHNDNPNAELVLENCWATGSVGLSGQPQWDLIVDGCENHMDTYMTTFHPVLSKNVKNPFSLKRFEVKTLDSNNSGLQGLIYFHCNVAVCALNNLSDPCGRRCSPSKMRGHTINHSVQEIHSTVSSGPINILTMEQWPDHKTSDGTHWKLSWVVLLAVGAAVVSSVLLLAVVYAVKSRQY; the protein is encoded by the exons AGTATTTTTGCTCCTGGTGATATTTTCCACAGAAGTGAAACCAGACCCACCCCCTG GAGCTATTCAAAGAGAATGTCGTGATCGCTACTTTTATATTTGGATTGATCGAACCTTCCTTGCTGGAAGAAACTGGAGCATTGATGCTAGTG ATGATTCTCAAAACAAGTTTCCACTGACTCCTCGGTTTGCAGCCATGTGTGGCTTCACCATCACCTCTGATAAATGGAGGAATCCTGAGATTAGAGTTTCATTCCTTTCTTGTTTAGTTCAGAATGAT AATGATGACACATTTACACTGAACATCCACCTAAATGTTGAGAACCAACTCATTCATAGTCTATTCTCCAGTTATACTTTCTCCATGACTTGTGGACTGGGCTATCCATGGAGTTCCAGAGAAATAGTTTGTGAAGAGAACTACATGGAG GTTTCTGTTAAGAGACTCTTCCCTGGCATTGCTGAAGAACAAATGGAAGCTGAGGATTGGGAAGCAGTTATACCAGCA GCTCAAGAGGCCATCACCTCTGTCTGGCAGATTGTGTTCCAAGTGACTGAAGGAGACCATACACAGCTCAAGACTATGACAACCACTAAAGCGCATGCCCTTGGTTATGGTGTGAACACTACTGCCTCACGGGTTGTTTTCAGAGCCCCTTACAATTCTAATGAATCTAGCATTGTCATG ATTGATGACATGCCAGTTGAAAGCATCAAGGCAACTGTGTTCTACAAGCAAAGATGGCTGATCTTATTGGTTGACAGCTCAACTGCTTGCCCAATTG gtCCTGCTATCCTGAAAAATGACAAGCTGGTTTGGCCCACACCAAGAATTTTGGAACCTTTGGTGTTCCCTGCCAATATAACTGCAGACATGTTGGCCATGGGTGTTGATGGAATCTTTCTGGACGACGAGACCCTAGAAAAGAGGGATTATGAGCTGTATGTCAATATTTCTGTAATAGCCATTTCCATCCCAGTTGGAGCTGAAGGTGGCTTGAGCAAG AGTCATGCAATCAACAACACCTATGGCATTGTTTACAGCATCCACTTGCTTCTGGAACACCAGTGGTTAGACCACCTGCAGGAACTGACTCAGCACCGTGTGTTTCACCTGGCATCTACTCCCTTCATCCCTAAAATTCCAACTGTTATTG ATACTGACACCACTCGTCCTAAAGAACACTTCAACATCACAGTGGGACCATTCCTTCCTGATGTGGAACTGGTGTCTATTACAGTGGCAAGCAGGAATTGGACTCTTGATGATCTGAAGACACATGGCTATGATATTTATCCAATTGTCTATCCTAATGACACCATTGCCTTCATCATAGTGGTTGATGTTGGAGCACCTTTCATAAAACAGCAG TATCTCTATGATGACATCAGAAGATACACCACCAACATCACATTGATCTTCAATGTGGTACCAGAGGATGAGGTCTTCACTGTCCCAGTGGTGGTAACAGTCGATGTGCATGATGTTG TGCTCCCAGTCATGACTGGATACTGTGCAGATGATGCACTCTACCTGCTATTGAAACATGGGAATCTGGATCACTACTGGCTTCCTTATGTTGCCGATGAGCTGCTCAGTGTTGGACTTGCCCACATGTATGGATACATGACCATGGACAATGGCACACACTTTACTTTGGCAGTACCCCTCTCTTCACCTGGAGTTGTTCATGag GAAATTTATCTGCACAAACTGCAATCTAGAATTGTCTTCCAACTGAAGGACAATCAGACACTCAAGGTGTACAGCAGCTTCACTGTACAATGTACCTTCTCCATCCCTAAAGAGGAAGTTTTGG TGTGCTTTGAAAATGGTACTGTGGCTGTCACTGTCATGTCAACAGCCACACATCCAGACATTGACGTTGGTAAGCTGGTGCTGAGAGACCCAACTTGTGGCCCCAAAGAACAAGATAGGCTGAAGGCCCTCTTTGTGTTTGATATCAACTCTTGTGGAACCATTGGAAGG TTCATGAAAGACTTCATCATTTATGAGAATGAGATCTCGTACCCAATAGAGAAAATACCACTTGACCATCCCATAATAACAAGAGATCCTGAGTACAG GCTGACTATCTTGTGCCGTTACCCAGTCAATGACACTCTGAGCATTCGGGCCCGTTTTGGCCACCTCCCAGCAGGATTCAAAGTTCCTGAAAGCTTATCTATGGTTAGACAAACTCTGAAAA GTAAGGAGATGCCAGTTCTGAATCTGCATGCAAGGCTGGCAAGAG ATCTCTCCTACACTGTCTTCTACAAGGATGAAGACTACCCAGTACCTGTTCACTTGACACAGCCACTCTATTTTGAGATTGAGCTTCTCCACAATGACAACCCAAATGCTGAGTTGGTCTTGGAAAACTGCTGGGCAACTGGATCAGTGGGGCTGTCTGGACAGCCACAGTGGGACCTCATTGTAGATGG CTGTGAAAACCACATGGATACCTACATGACTACCTTCCATCCAGTCCTCAGCAAGAATGTGAAGAATCCCTTCTCATTGAAGAGATTTGAAGTCAAGACCCTTGACTCAAACAATTCTGGATTGCAGGGCCTA ATTTATTTCCATTGTAATGTTGCAGTTTGTGCCTTAAACAATCTAAGTGATCCTTGTGGAAGGAGATGCTCTCCTAGCAAGATGAGAG GCCACACAATTAACCACTCTGTCCAGGAGATTCACAGTACTGTATCATCTGGACCTATAAACATTCTGACAATGGAACAGTGGCCAGATCACAAGACTAGTGATG GAACCCATTGGAAGTTGTCCTGGGTAGTGTTGCTAGCTGTTGGTGCTGCTGTGGTGAGCAGTGTTCTACTCCTTGCTGTAGTATATGCTGTTAAATCCAGACAATACTGA